AACCCGCCGCGCGATCGAGGCCGCTCACGCCGCTCTTTCCGCCTGGCGGACCCGCCCGGCACACGAACGGGGCGCCTTGTTGCGCACCCTCGCAGGCCTGATGATGCGCGATGCCGACCGCCTTGCGCGGCTCATGACCCTCGAACAGGGCAAGCCTTTGGCCGAAGCTCGCGGCGAGATCGCCTACGCCGCTTCGTTTCTCGAGTGGGCAGCCGAAGAAGCCCGTCGCGTCAGCGGCGAGATCATCCCCGCCTCGACAACCGCTAAACGCATCCTGGTCCTGCGTCAGCCTGTGGGCGTTGCCGCGATCATCACGCCCTGGAACTTCCCGTCGGCGATGATCACGCGCAAACTCGGCCCGGCTCTTGCGGCCGGCTGCACCGTCGTCATCAAGCCTGCCGAATCAACTCCGCTCTCGGCCATCGCCATCGGTGAACTCTCGCTCGAAGCCGGCATCCCAGCCGGTGTTGTCAACATCGTCACCGGCACCGCGCGCGAGATCGGCAGCGAGATGTGCGACAACTTCCTCGTGCGCAAACTCTCCTTTACCGGTTCGACGCCTGTGGGCCGCGTGCTCATGCAGCAGGCCTCGAAACACCTGCTGCGTCTGAGCCTCGAACTGGGCGGGCACGCTCCGTTCATCGTCTTCGACGATGCCGATCTCGACGCCGCCGCTGCCGCTGCGATCACCACCAAGTTCCGCAACGCGGGCCAGACGTGCATCTGTGCCAACCGCTTCTATGTTCACGCCAGCGTCCACGATGCCTTTGTCCAGCGGCTGGCCGCTGCGACCGAGCGCCTCGTGGTCGGCAATGGCCTGGGCGAGGGCGTTAACATCGGGCCGCTCATCGACGACAAGGCCATCGCCAAGGTCGAGGAACACGTCGCCGATGCGACCGACCGTGGCGCACGCCTGGTCTGCGGCGGTTCGCGCGTGCGCGTGAGCGGCTGTGCCGATCGCTTCTACCGCCCCACCGTGCTGGCCGGGCTCGCGCCCGAGATGAAGATCGCGCACGAGGAAACTTTCGGCCCGGTGGCGCCGGTGGCGCGCTTCGAGACCGAGGCCGAGGCCATCGCGCTGGCCAACGACTCGGAGTACGGGCTGGCGGCGTATTTCTTCACGCGCGACGCCTCGCGGCTCATCCGCGTGGCCGAAGCGCTCGACTATGGCGTGATCGGCGCCAACGACGCAGCACCTTCGACGGCGCAGGCGCCGTTCGGCGGGATGAAGCACTCGGGCTTCGGCCGCGAGGGCGGGCACTACGTCATGGACGAATACACCGAGATCAAGTACGTCTCGTGGGGCGTGTAGGCCGCCGCTCGGGTTCCTGTACGCCCACAAAACACAGAACCCTCGCATGCCAAGGGGCGTGCGAGGGGTGTGCGGTCCGGACTCATGCTCAGCAATGACCCCGGCGGGATTCGAACCCGCGTTACCAGGATGAAAACCTGGTGTCCTGGACCTGACTAGACGACGGGGCCGAGGGGCGTCATTGTAGCCCCCACACCCCCGGGGGTCGTGCATCCTCGCTGCATGTCGTACCATCGAGCGATGCCCGCAGACTCTGGCCAATCCTCCCGCCCCCCCCCGCCGACGCCTCTGCCTGTCGATCCGCGCTCTGCTGAACTGGTCCTCTTTGGCGGTTCTTTTGATCCGCCGCACCGCGCTCATTTCGCCTTTGCCCGTTTCGTTCTTGAAACTGTGCCGGGTTCATCGCTGATTTTCGTGCCCGCTGCGCGTTCGCCGCACAAGTCCACCGGCCCCATTGCCACAGGCCCGCAGCGCGTCGCCATGCTCGAAGCCGGCCTCTCCGATCTCGGGCTCGCGACCGACCCCCGCATCGGCATCTGGACTGACGAACTCGACCGCGCCGAGTCTGGAAGCGAGCCGAGTTATTTCGTCGACACGCTCTGCCGCGCCCGCTCGCTGCTGCCCGCGTCGGTGCGTGTGCGCTTCGTCATCGGCAGCGATCAGTGGTGCTCCTTGGGCGACTGGCGTGAGCCGCACGCGATCCTCGAACTGGCCGCTCCGATCCTGCTTGTGCGCGGCGCATCGGTCGAGACCACGCCCCCCGCCCCCCCCGGTCCCTCCGCCCCCCCCGGTTCCTGGTCGGCGGCTGAGCGTCTGCTCTTCGATCGCGCCGTGCTCCCGCACCAGCCTCGCTTCGACGCCTCTTCGACGCAGGCCCGCGCTCTGCTGGCCAACGATCCGCAGTGCGATGACCTCGATGCCCTGCTGACGCCTTCGGTGCTGCATCTGGCCCGCGGCATCTACCGCGGCTGAGCCCGCGGCCATAGATAGAAACGCCCGCCCGGATCATTCCGGACGGGCGGAGTGTTGGCGTCGATTGCTCCCGCGGTCCGGGCGCGTTTCAGGCCGCGATCGTCAGGTTCTTCTTGCTCGCGATGGGGTTGCCCTCGGCCGAGCCGAAGAAGACGGTGCTGACATCGCTGGGCAGGCTTGCTCCGCCCGAGCGAACGGCGATGATGTAATAGGTTGCGTTCTGGAGTCCGGTGGGCAGGGCCGAGTCGGTGAACCTGCGTTCTTCGCTGGTGCCCAGGAGGACGAAGGGGCCGCTCTCGGAGTTGGGGCTCTTGAGGCTGCGGAAGATCTTGAATGACGTTCCGCCCTCGCGTGAGCCCTGCCATGCCAGTTCGATCGTGCCGCCGGTGGTGAGGGTGGTGGTCAGATCGGTCGGCTGCTCGGCGGGCCCGAGCGGCGAAGGCTCGGCCGGTGCGGGGATCTGGGCCATGGCGTAGACGGCCGGGTTGTTGGTCTTGAAGGCCCAGGCGCGAATGACGCGCACCTGTGCGCGTCCGATCTCGAGCATGGCCGCGACCGCGATGTCCTGCTGTTCTGTGGCTGCCTTGGCAAGGTTGCGTGCGGCCTGTGCTGCGTTGAAGGCGGCGCGTGCAGCGGTGACGGCGTTATTCAAAGAGACGATATCGGCGGGCAAAAGGCCCAGCGATGGTGGACTGACCGACCAGACGGGCAGCCGCTGCTCGAAGAACTGAATCTTCTCGTTGAGCTTGGTGGGAATTGTTTCGTTCGCCATTGTGTTCACATTCCTTTTGAGTCGGGGGCGAAGCACCATCGTGCACACAGATCGAACTGCGCCGGATTCAGATGTGCGGCCCGCGACATGCGACCCGCGTCCGCCTGTTGCATCGACTCTCGATGAATGCAACTGAAGTGTGCGGGCGGGAAAATCTGAGAATTCTGTTCGCCCGTGGCTCGGCCCGCGGGGATCGGTCGCCTGGCGGCGCAGAAAATGCGCGGCGGCTGCGGCACGAGCGTGCAGTGTTCATGCATGGGTTCCGCGCTCGTTGATGCGACACCCCAGGGGGGGGGCGGCTTCCAGCCGCCCATGCACGGTCCAGTGTCTATCCATCGGGGCCGCGTTGGTTGGTGCGGCGTCAGATCATGGCCACAGACGGCACAAACAACACATGCCCCTACATCGGGACCGCGCTAGGTGATGCGACACCCCAGGGGGGGCGGCTTCCAGCCGCCCATGCACGATCCAGTGTCTATCCATCGGGGCCGCGCTGGTTGGTGCGGCGGTCCCAGGAGGGGCGGCTTCCAGCCGCCCATGCGTGTCCATTCACCGGGGCCACGTTGGTTGGTGCGGAGTCAGATCATGGCCACAGACGGCACAAACAACACATGCCCATTCATCGGGGCCGCGCTCGTTGATGCGACACCCCAGGGGGGGCGGCTTCCAGCCGCCCATGTACGGTCCCGTGTCCATTCATCGGGGCCGCGTTGGTTGGTGCGGCTCGCCCAGCCGCATCATCGGGCTGGCGTGCAGGCTGTGTCCATTCATCGGGGCCGCGTTGGTTGGTGCGGCGCGCGACTGCTGCATGGTGCGTGGGAGCGAGCCGGTGTCCATTCATCGGGGCCGCGTTGGTTGGTGCGGCTGCGCATCGAAACCGCCGCTGGTGACGCATGGAGGGTGTCCATTCATCGGGGCCGCGTTGGTTGGTGCGGCTGCGCATCGAAACCGCCGCTGGTGACGCATGGAGGGTGTCCATTCATCGGGGCCGCGTTGGTTGGTGCGGCGCGCGACTGCTGCATGGTGCGTGGGAGCGAGCCGGTGTCCATTCATCGGGGCCGCGTTGGTTGGTGCGGCGAGCGACTGCTGCATGGTGCGTGGGAGCGAGCCGGTGTCCATTCATCGGGGCCGCGTTGGTTGGTGCGGCCGCCGCACTCGCAACATGCTGCCAAACAGGCACTTGCGAGGCGGTTTGCGAGCGTGGGCGACAACGGGGCATCGCGGGGGCCTGTTTCGGGCGCTGCCGGGCCTCAAAACCATCGAAAACGCCGGGGAAAACCGCATCCGCGAGCGTGCCCCGGCCCCCCATGCACCACCATCGCACTCGCGGGGGCGGTGCGCGACAAAACGCCCGCGCACCAACACCCCCCGCCCGGAGGGCCGCAATCAACCAACTTGCCAACGCCGCGTCGCTCTCCCGCTGCGGCCCACGCCGCCCGAGATCACCACCAACGCGAACCGGATGAATGCCGAGTGCCAAGGCGCAGTGAAGGCGACGACACGTTCTCGGAGATGCGCTGGCCCGTGGCCAGACATCGGCAGTATATCAACCCGATGCACGGCTCGCAAGTTGGAGTCCCGTCGGATCCGGGCTGCGGCGAAACGATGAGGCCGATTCAAAACGGCGTTTCGAGGTCGTCATCGCGCTCAGGTATGGGGTTATCCACAAGGCCGTTGGCAAGGCGCAGGCGCGCCATGACGCGGTGCTCGACCATTCTCCAGTATGCACCCGGTTCCCACCACGCGCCTTCGTTGAGCGAGCCCGGTTGTGCATCCGGGTCTTTCCAGAGATTGATAATCTCCTTTTGCGATGCCGCCTTCTTCGCATCGTCGTGAGCCTTCTTCGCCACTTCGTAACGTGCCTGGGTCTGCGCCAGCAAGGATTGGTCCGCGCCCTTCTTCTTTGCCGCCCTCTTTGCGGCATCCCGCTCGCGTTTGGCTTCCTCCAGTTGCAACTTTGCTTTCTTCACCGTTTCGTCATCCGCTTCACCCAGTGGCGAGCCATCGGCGCACAAGAAGGCCTTGCCTTGCTTTGTCGCAACCTTCCAGCCGTCGAGACATGCTGCGCCTGCGCAACTCTTTGGCATCGGCACGCGCCAGCCATCCCCGATGGAGGCGGGCACATACCACCACCGGCCCGCGAAATCGGGGTCGAGCAGGGCCCGCAGCCCGATGTTGGCCGCGGCGTTGAGATCGGCCTGAATCGCTCTTTTACCGTCGCACAGGGGACAGGGTTGATGGCCGACCTTCCTGCACGATCGTGGGGGCGCGGCGACGAACAGGTCGCCGCTCTTCGACAGGATGCGAAGGGGCTTTGCCTTGTTCACCTTTTCCGTGTATTCCTCCTGCTTCGCTTTCGGGATGCTGCTGCGGTCGGGCCACAATTCATCGAGCGCAACGAAGAAGCGGGCCGCCGCATCGAATGGCCTGTCCTTCGTCGAGTTTTCCTTACGTTCCTTTGCCTGTCTGACCCGCTTGCGACACCACGCCTTGTCGAGAAAGTCGGCAACGGAAATGTCCTGGCATCGATGCCCCGGCAGGCCGGTGCGACTGCACTGGCGGCTGGTGTAGTTCGGCGAGACTTCGCGCAGGTGCAGGCCGCTGAGTTGGCAGGCTTCTTCAAGGTACTTGCGTACCTTTCCCGCCGACCACGACATCAGGCCCCGATTCTCGCGACGAGGCTGGGTGTCAGCGAACTTGTAGTTGCGCAGATTCTCGATGACAATGGCGTGACAGGGCGCGTACCTGGCGCTTGGCTCCTCGACCCACACTGATTTGGTCCGCTGCCGGCCGCGTGCGTCGAGCAACGCCCGGCCCGCATGGTCGCGGCGAATGACCTGTTTCCAGTGCCCGCCCAGCCCGAGGGCCGAAGCGGCGATGCGACTGGCGATCTGCTTGACACGCTGCTCGCGCATGCGCTCCATCGTGTCGAGAATGCGCTGCGCGACCCCGGCGTTGCTCTCGCCCTTTTCTGGCGCTCCTCTGACGTTGTCCGGCTTCGGCCGCATGGCAAACTGCTTGTGCAGTCGATACAGCGATTGCATCGTCCCGATCCGCGTCAGGGAGAGTCCGCCGACATTGCGGGTCCACATCGGTGAAGACGCACCATCAAGATGCCTGCCCATGATCCAGTCGGTCAGTTCGCGCAGGTGCCCGTGCCAGCCGCCGCCTGACTCCTTGCCCGGCTTCGGGGTTGTGCGCGTGCCGATGACTACGCCGTTCTCGTCAGTCACGGGAGCATGTACAAAATCTGCTTTCGTCCGTCCTTCGCCGTCGTCGCCTTCCCATCGCTGCCTCCATCCGGCATGCATCGCCTTGGTCATGTCCGGCTTGGCCTTGGACAGGTATTCAGCGATCGGCTTGATGCGCGTCTCGCGGAACTCGTCTTCATTCTTCCTTCGCTGTTGCCGCGAAATCTCAGTCGCTTCGGGATCGACCCGCGCAGGCTCGCCGACGGCGAAACCAACACCTTGCAGCGGCTGGATATGCTCGTTCCACAACTCCCGCTCGGCAGTCCCGTCCCAAGATGTGTCAACCGCAAGTGCGTGCCAGTCGGCGAGCGTCTTGGTGAGAAATTCGATGTGCTCAGCATCGCCGCGCGTGATGGCCGTCCGCTTGTCGCCCATGCCCGGGATGTACGGACACGCGGGATCGAGCGCGTACGCGATCTTGGCTCGCCGACCGTGGCGTGTGAGGCCTGTTGATGCGATCCAGACCGCGCGGCGCATGAGTTCGTCTACGCCGCGACCCTTGACCTTGTCGGCAATATCACCCCGATACCCGAGGCTGCAAGCCAACCGAGCCACCATTTTCTCTTCGTCGATGTCTGTTGGCGTTCCGTCCTTCAAGCGGCCTCGGGTCGCGGCCCGCGCAGGCTTGTCCTCACCTGGAAGTTTGATTGAGAATTGGCGTTCGAGCCGCGCCCAGGGCGCGGGATGCGGAGTCTCCGTCGGCTTGCCTGTCTTTGGATCGCGCAGATAGTCCTCGCCGATGCGGCGGTAGATCGTCGTCTCTTCAACAGGCACGGTCTTGCCTTTGTCGCGGCCCTTGGTGCGTTCCTTCTGCACGGTCCGGGTCAGATGCAGGTACAGATCCGACTCCCGGGGCTCGGCCTGCCCATGCTCGCGGCAGGCGGCTTTCATCTGCTCGCGGTCGATCGCTTCCCACACCGCGCACGAGGCCGCGAAGCGATGGCCCAGATCGACCGACTGTACCCGCAGGCCGGGAAGTCGGGAGAGGATGAGCTTTGCGTGAATCTCCCGCTTTTCTTTCTTGTTGAGGTCAGTGTGTGGACTTCCCTTCCAACCGAGTTTCGGGTGGATGTTTCGCCCAGGACCTTCCATTGTCACAAGTTCCGGCGCGAACGTGACGAACCAGCGAGCGAAACGAAGGTCCTTTCCGTCGTCCCGCCAGTCACGCCGGCTTTCATCCCACTCCTGTTCGAGCCGCTCCAGCGTGTTCCGGTCGAGTTGCAAGCGAGCGTTCCAGCCCTTTGCACTCTTCGTAAATGGGTGCTCGGGGCGATATCGGATCGGCTCGTTGTTCGTATCAAGAGATGGCAAGCGAGCTGCAGCAAGGCTGATCCGGTCTGCACGGGGAACCGAAACTTCGGTATATTCTCGCACTCCTCCAAGATCATTCGAGAGCCGCTTGCACCGCCAGCGCATCGGCACAGGTGCTGCCTGTCTCGAGTTGAAATCAGGAAGTAGCATCCACAAACGGCGTGAGCCGTCGTTATTGCCGCCAGATTCTGGATTCTGCGGCTTGCTGTCCGGCCTCCACGCGTACCACACATTCGGCTTGGATGTGCCGCCGAACTCGCACCACGTTGGGTGATGAAAGGCATCGGGGTGGCAGAATCGCGGGATCTTGAACCGCCGCTGGTCGTGCTGCGCCTGCCGCCACTTCACCCACTGCTTGAGAAGCTCTGCGCCTCGCTCGTTCTTCCAAATGACCTCAGCAGCGAGGTCTCCAGACAGATCCGCGTAAAAAAGCGCATCGCCGAACTTCTCGGCCTTGGACTGCACCGAAGCGGTTTCTCTCTCCCGGTCTTCGGGGGATTCGATTCCCTGCCAGGCTTTGAAGACCGCCTCGCACTCTCCGATCATCCGACGAGTGATCCGAAACTCTGATGTCGGTTGCGAATGCTCTCCCCGTTTTTCTTCGTATGCGGCGAGCCAGCCCCGTGCCGCCCGGTCCGGATCAATCGCATCCAGAACCTTGTTTGCCGCGTCTTCCCTCACGGCGGCCTTGTGGCGCTCGGTTTCGTTACGCTTCATCCATGTCTGTGTCTGGCTGATCCGACGAGCGGCGAGCGCAAACATCAGATAGCGAAACTCAGACGCCCTTCTGATTTCTCCGACCCGCGCAGCACGTTCAAAACGATTCTGAACCTCCTCGGCCCATTGGGGCTTGAATACACGCAAGTCTTCTGCAGTTACTCGTTTTGCGCATGCCTTAAGGATGCTCTCAATGAGCCCCAGCATGCCCGGTGATGTACTGGTTGTAATCGCCGCTTTCTTCAGATTATCCTGAACCCGAATGCCTGCCTTGTCATGCTGATGCGTGATTGCGCCGTCTTCGTCATTTGATTTTGGCCACAGATCGGCGGCGACCAAAAGCTTGCGGTATGGTACTGCGATCTTATTCACCTTGTTGTCGGGGCTTGCCTCTCGCGGGAGCAAATCAGAGCCATTACGACCCCACCCGTGTAGCGTTCGCCAATCACGAAGTTGGTCCGGGATGGAACGTTCGGGATCACAGCGATGTAGGGTCTCGCCAAGAAAGAGATTGGTCCGGTCGAGGAACACCCATACCTGATTTCCAGCCGCAAGTGGTGACAGGAACTCATAGAGCATCGCAGCAAAGCGAATCTTGTCTAACTCCCGTTTGACTTTGGGGCCCGGGTCACCACCGAAAAGATCGCAATAGACACCACGTGAAGCGTTGCTTGGCTCTACAGCCTCTTCGGTTTCAGATTTGGATTTCTTCGTTTCCGTATCTTCGGAGTCACCTTCATCAGATGGCTCGGTTTCTTCCCGATCCTCTTCCTCCTTGACAGTCTCGTCTTTCGGCAGTGTCAACGATGCGAAGCCTGTACCACACATGGCGAACAGGATGCGACGTGCCTGCTCGGGCATATCCGCGCCCGATTCACCGAACTCGCACTGCCACTCAGAAAAGGCCGCAGCGCGATTCACGATGACGGCGTCTGCGCGGATGTTGGCGCACAATGCCAATGCACAGTCGTTGACCCACTGTCCAATCTCGACTTGGTCAGTCAGCCCTTTCGACGTCTGCAGGCATGTCCTCAGCACTTCGCCAGCCGCTTCTTTAGTCAAAGATTCCCCCGGACCCAATGCGACCAATCGGTGCGGATGATGTTCCGCGCCACGAAGGCTCTCGACCGAAAACCAGCCGAGCGCGAGAACTCGCCGGGCGCCCCGCTGCAAAAGGCGGCGACGATCAGGGTCTGGCTCAGCGTCGCATGAAGCGAGCGATGCCGGGAGCCCTCCCCGAAGGTTGAGAAAGAACTCGCCAAACTCACGCGCGCCGCAGCAAACCGCGTAGTGGGTTTGGAACAACCGCTTCCAGAGCGGCAGCCAGTCAGCGGCATCTGATGTCGAGAGCAAGCCGAGCGTGTATGAGCGCGTTGTTGTAGACATCTTCTTCGCCATTCTCGATTGCTCCTCTTGGAGTGGGCTAACGGACATTAGTGGCAACTGAGTTCATGTTCGGTCGCCAAAGACATTGACCCCGGCGTTGATCGCCTCGTGCGTCGCCCACAGGGCTTCGCGCCAGGTTCGGTCTTCGTCATTTGCCCCGCGCAGGCGAAGGGTGTAGGCCCGCTGGGTCGTCGGGGCCTCGACAGCGTTGGTATCGGTCGGGGTGTTCGCCATAGCCGAAAGGATACCGCACCAAATCGGCCGCCGTCGTCCGTGTTGTGGGTGTTCCCCCGGCCCTCCGCCGCGTCGGCGC
This is a stretch of genomic DNA from Phycisphaeraceae bacterium. It encodes these proteins:
- a CDS encoding NAD-dependent succinate-semialdehyde dehydrogenase; protein product: MQTHNLIAGQWTAAADGATIEVTNPATDEVIASVPRCGRDETRRAIEAAHAALSAWRTRPAHERGALLRTLAGLMMRDADRLARLMTLEQGKPLAEARGEIAYAASFLEWAAEEARRVSGEIIPASTTAKRILVLRQPVGVAAIITPWNFPSAMITRKLGPALAAGCTVVIKPAESTPLSAIAIGELSLEAGIPAGVVNIVTGTAREIGSEMCDNFLVRKLSFTGSTPVGRVLMQQASKHLLRLSLELGGHAPFIVFDDADLDAAAAAAITTKFRNAGQTCICANRFYVHASVHDAFVQRLAAATERLVVGNGLGEGVNIGPLIDDKAIAKVEEHVADATDRGARLVCGGSRVRVSGCADRFYRPTVLAGLAPEMKIAHEETFGPVAPVARFETEAEAIALANDSEYGLAAYFFTRDASRLIRVAEALDYGVIGANDAAPSTAQAPFGGMKHSGFGREGGHYVMDEYTEIKYVSWGV
- the cas12b gene encoding type V CRISPR-associated protein Cas12b, encoding MSTTTRSYTLGLLSTSDAADWLPLWKRLFQTHYAVCCGAREFGEFFLNLRGGLPASLASCDAEPDPDRRRLLQRGARRVLALGWFSVESLRGAEHHPHRLVALGPGESLTKEAAGEVLRTCLQTSKGLTDQVEIGQWVNDCALALCANIRADAVIVNRAAAFSEWQCEFGESGADMPEQARRILFAMCGTGFASLTLPKDETVKEEEDREETEPSDEGDSEDTETKKSKSETEEAVEPSNASRGVYCDLFGGDPGPKVKRELDKIRFAAMLYEFLSPLAAGNQVWVFLDRTNLFLGETLHRCDPERSIPDQLRDWRTLHGWGRNGSDLLPREASPDNKVNKIAVPYRKLLVAADLWPKSNDEDGAITHQHDKAGIRVQDNLKKAAITTSTSPGMLGLIESILKACAKRVTAEDLRVFKPQWAEEVQNRFERAARVGEIRRASEFRYLMFALAARRISQTQTWMKRNETERHKAAVREDAANKVLDAIDPDRAARGWLAAYEEKRGEHSQPTSEFRITRRMIGECEAVFKAWQGIESPEDRERETASVQSKAEKFGDALFYADLSGDLAAEVIWKNERGAELLKQWVKWRQAQHDQRRFKIPRFCHPDAFHHPTWCEFGGTSKPNVWYAWRPDSKPQNPESGGNNDGSRRLWMLLPDFNSRQAAPVPMRWRCKRLSNDLGGVREYTEVSVPRADRISLAAARLPSLDTNNEPIRYRPEHPFTKSAKGWNARLQLDRNTLERLEQEWDESRRDWRDDGKDLRFARWFVTFAPELVTMEGPGRNIHPKLGWKGSPHTDLNKKEKREIHAKLILSRLPGLRVQSVDLGHRFAASCAVWEAIDREQMKAACREHGQAEPRESDLYLHLTRTVQKERTKGRDKGKTVPVEETTIYRRIGEDYLRDPKTGKPTETPHPAPWARLERQFSIKLPGEDKPARAATRGRLKDGTPTDIDEEKMVARLACSLGYRGDIADKVKGRGVDELMRRAVWIASTGLTRHGRRAKIAYALDPACPYIPGMGDKRTAITRGDAEHIEFLTKTLADWHALAVDTSWDGTAERELWNEHIQPLQGVGFAVGEPARVDPEATEISRQQRRKNEDEFRETRIKPIAEYLSKAKPDMTKAMHAGWRQRWEGDDGEGRTKADFVHAPVTDENGVVIGTRTTPKPGKESGGGWHGHLRELTDWIMGRHLDGASSPMWTRNVGGLSLTRIGTMQSLYRLHKQFAMRPKPDNVRGAPEKGESNAGVAQRILDTMERMREQRVKQIASRIAASALGLGGHWKQVIRRDHAGRALLDARGRQRTKSVWVEEPSARYAPCHAIVIENLRNYKFADTQPRRENRGLMSWSAGKVRKYLEEACQLSGLHLREVSPNYTSRQCSRTGLPGHRCQDISVADFLDKAWCRKRVRQAKERKENSTKDRPFDAAARFFVALDELWPDRSSIPKAKQEEYTEKVNKAKPLRILSKSGDLFVAAPPRSCRKVGHQPCPLCDGKRAIQADLNAAANIGLRALLDPDFAGRWWYVPASIGDGWRVPMPKSCAGAACLDGWKVATKQGKAFLCADGSPLGEADDETVKKAKLQLEEAKRERDAAKRAAKKKGADQSLLAQTQARYEVAKKAHDDAKKAASQKEIINLWKDPDAQPGSLNEGAWWEPGAYWRMVEHRVMARLRLANGLVDNPIPERDDDLETPF
- a CDS encoding nicotinate-nicotinamide nucleotide adenylyltransferase; its protein translation is MPADSGQSSRPPPPTPLPVDPRSAELVLFGGSFDPPHRAHFAFARFVLETVPGSSLIFVPAARSPHKSTGPIATGPQRVAMLEAGLSDLGLATDPRIGIWTDELDRAESGSEPSYFVDTLCRARSLLPASVRVRFVIGSDQWCSLGDWREPHAILELAAPILLVRGASVETTPPAPPGPSAPPGSWSAAERLLFDRAVLPHQPRFDASSTQARALLANDPQCDDLDALLTPSVLHLARGIYRG